One window from the genome of Bacillus kexueae encodes:
- a CDS encoding ABC transporter permease has product MKKRWSILFFVTALFFFPVALLILHSFSVAWSYGSLFPTEFSFRAWRVLLNEPKLLRAIGTSFAVGAIVVFINLMVGYVVGKTLAHEEFVGKDVFESLLLFPIIIPSLAIAMGIHIAMIKWGLADSLIGVSIVHLIPTIPYSIKMFRSSFDRIGLKWEEQAKSLGASTRTIFYTIYLPQLIPTVRAVMFLIFVISLSQYALTAIIGGGNVITLAMIYFPYFSTVDESVMASFSILFAILPLIFLIVVEGFIRVFVPYNNRQKR; this is encoded by the coding sequence ATGAAAAAGAGATGGAGTATTTTATTCTTCGTTACGGCATTATTCTTCTTTCCAGTAGCTTTACTCATTCTCCATTCTTTTTCAGTAGCATGGTCTTACGGAAGCCTCTTTCCGACAGAATTTAGCTTTCGAGCATGGCGTGTTTTGTTGAATGAACCAAAGCTTTTAAGGGCTATTGGCACGTCATTTGCCGTAGGAGCAATTGTCGTATTCATCAATTTAATGGTTGGATATGTTGTAGGAAAAACACTTGCTCATGAGGAATTCGTTGGGAAGGACGTATTTGAATCTTTGTTACTTTTCCCGATTATCATTCCTTCATTAGCCATTGCAATGGGGATTCATATTGCAATGATTAAATGGGGGCTGGCGGATTCTCTAATTGGCGTATCCATTGTTCATTTAATCCCAACCATTCCATATTCGATTAAAATGTTTCGATCGAGCTTTGATCGAATCGGGTTAAAGTGGGAGGAACAAGCGAAAAGTTTAGGAGCATCAACTCGGACGATATTCTATACCATTTATTTGCCACAACTGATTCCAACTGTTCGCGCTGTTATGTTTTTAATTTTTGTCATTTCATTAAGTCAATACGCGCTAACCGCCATCATTGGTGGAGGAAATGTCATTACATTAGCCATGATTTATTTTCCGTATTTCTCAACAGTTGATGAATCTGTTATGGCAAGTTTTTCAATCTTGTTTGCCATTTTGCCACTAATTTTTCTAATTGTGGTAGAAGGATTCATTCGAGTTTTCGTTCCATATAACAACAGACAAAAAAGGTGA
- a CDS encoding CDP-alcohol phosphatidyltransferase family protein — protein sequence MLDTHARKYVQPMFDKTGKWLLKKGLTANQVTVISFVIGSTTGVFYYFEYTWIALLVLWLSGFLDAVDGTMARNTKTSPFGTVMDVTFDRIVEISVILGIAFRHPEVQWALLLLSVSIIVSMTIFLTVGAVSEKQGMKSFYYQAGLAERTEGFILFSFMMVLEPFVLWVTLIFFIIELYTGFQRFFEAKRILQ from the coding sequence ATGCTTGACACTCATGCACGAAAATATGTTCAACCGATGTTTGATAAGACGGGAAAATGGTTGTTGAAAAAAGGATTAACAGCCAATCAGGTGACCGTGATTTCGTTTGTCATTGGCTCAACAACCGGGGTGTTTTATTACTTCGAATACACATGGATTGCATTACTCGTTCTATGGTTATCCGGCTTTTTAGATGCGGTAGACGGCACGATGGCACGAAACACGAAAACGTCTCCTTTTGGAACAGTAATGGATGTTACGTTTGACCGAATCGTTGAGATTAGCGTCATACTAGGCATTGCATTTCGCCATCCAGAAGTTCAATGGGCGCTTCTTTTATTATCAGTATCCATCATCGTGTCCATGACGATCTTTTTAACTGTTGGGGCAGTTAGCGAAAAACAAGGAATGAAGTCCTTTTACTATCAGGCAGGGCTAGCCGAGCGGACAGAAGGATTCATTTTATTTTCATTCATGATGGTACTAGAACCGTTCGTATTGTGGGTGACGCTTATCTTTTTCATCATTGAACTATATACAGGATTCCAACGTTTTTTTGAAGCGAAGAGAATATTGCAGTAG
- a CDS encoding TVP38/TMEM64 family protein, which yields MKGKTIIKLSVLGVLIVGLIWLNETYLNVTPKAIQKWILSFGIFAPLIYIVLYSIRPFVFFPASVLSLAAGLAFGALYGTIYTIIGATSGAALSFLAASKLGHKVKNKQWDGRAKKIQEQLEQNGFYYVLLLRLIPLFNFDMISYLAGLSKVRFVSFTLATLIGIIPGTFAYNFLGSSLVGGNIAIIIAAVAVFLAVTIVPLLFSKRLREKFGISNPK from the coding sequence GTGAAGGGAAAAACAATCATTAAGCTATCTGTTTTAGGGGTGTTAATTGTCGGTTTAATCTGGCTTAATGAAACGTATTTAAATGTTACACCGAAGGCAATTCAAAAATGGATCCTATCATTCGGTATTTTTGCTCCATTGATTTATATTGTCCTTTATTCCATTCGTCCGTTTGTATTTTTTCCAGCATCGGTATTATCGCTTGCTGCTGGACTAGCCTTCGGAGCCCTGTATGGAACGATCTATACAATCATTGGGGCGACATCAGGCGCGGCGCTTTCTTTTTTAGCAGCTAGCAAACTAGGTCATAAGGTTAAAAATAAACAATGGGACGGTCGAGCAAAAAAAATTCAAGAGCAGCTGGAACAAAACGGATTCTATTACGTTTTGCTTCTGCGACTCATACCGTTATTTAATTTTGATATGATTAGTTATTTAGCCGGTTTGTCAAAAGTTCGCTTTGTTTCGTTCACATTGGCAACTTTGATAGGCATTATTCCGGGAACGTTCGCTTATAACTTTTTAGGTTCGAGTCTAGTGGGCGGAAATATCGCTATTATCATTGCGGCTGTTGCGGTATTTTTAGCGGTTACGATTGTGCCACTTCTATTTAGCAAACGATTAAGAGAGAAATTCGGAATATCAAATCCGAAATAA
- a CDS encoding ABC transporter ATP-binding protein, which yields MYIDLQSLAKSFREQLIFQDLHLQMKKGEIIAVVGPSGTGKSTLLRCLAGLENVDGGSIKIDEDEMTHLQASERPVTMMFQQPLLFGHMTVWENIVYGLKLLKKSKQKIEEIGQQYLKLIQMEDARNKYPDELSGGQQQRVALARALVTNPKLLLLDEPFSSLDNELRHTMREWVKNILKKEEMTAIFVTHDMEEAMLLGDRVAVFMDQTLLQVGEPKDIYERPANAKVAKFFCDGFVYENNSFVFSNRLKIINQNETVFRKWEAVVKNTWMKHGQTFYQLSISECDADIHIIESSPLRVGDVITIGLREEKDLYVFHGGEKE from the coding sequence ATGTATATCGATTTACAGTCATTGGCTAAATCTTTTCGAGAGCAATTGATATTTCAAGACTTACATCTTCAAATGAAAAAAGGGGAAATAATCGCAGTTGTTGGTCCTTCTGGTACAGGGAAATCCACGCTGTTGCGATGCCTGGCAGGTCTTGAAAATGTAGACGGAGGGTCGATTAAAATCGACGAAGATGAAATGACTCATTTACAGGCAAGTGAGCGACCAGTCACAATGATGTTTCAACAGCCATTATTATTTGGACATATGACGGTTTGGGAAAACATTGTTTACGGTTTGAAGTTATTAAAAAAATCTAAACAAAAAATAGAAGAAATTGGTCAGCAGTATTTGAAGCTTATCCAAATGGAAGATGCACGGAATAAGTATCCGGATGAATTGTCTGGTGGTCAGCAGCAGCGTGTAGCATTAGCCCGAGCACTTGTAACAAATCCAAAATTATTATTACTTGATGAACCATTTAGCAGTTTAGATAATGAACTGCGCCACACTATGCGGGAATGGGTTAAAAATATCTTGAAGAAAGAAGAAATGACGGCGATATTCGTTACACATGATATGGAAGAAGCGATGCTATTGGGGGACCGGGTTGCCGTATTCATGGACCAAACGTTATTGCAAGTTGGCGAACCAAAGGATATTTATGAACGTCCAGCTAATGCAAAAGTGGCAAAGTTTTTTTGTGACGGCTTCGTGTATGAAAACAATTCCTTCGTCTTCTCTAATCGCTTGAAAATCATTAATCAGAACGAAACGGTTTTTCGAAAATGGGAAGCTGTAGTGAAAAATACGTGGATGAAGCACGGACAAACCTTTTATCAGCTTTCCATTTCTGAATGTGATGCTGATATTCATATCATCGAGTCAAGCCCATTACGAGTCGGAGATGTCATCACAATCGGATTACGGGAAGAAAAGGATTTATATGTATTTCATGGAGGTGAAAAAGAGTGA